A genomic segment from Labrus bergylta chromosome 3, fLabBer1.1, whole genome shotgun sequence encodes:
- the dld gene encoding delta-like protein D — translation MGRLCLLLVVSLSLLTCQVLCSGMFELKLQEFLNKKGVPGNANCCPGGSAYPQGQNQQCECKTFFRVCLKHYQANVSPEPPCTYGGAVTPVLGSNSFQVPETNADSFTNPIRFPFGFTWPGTFSLIIEALHTDSLDDLTTENPERLISRITTQRHLTVGEEWSKDMQTSGRTELRYSYRFLCDEHYYGDGCSVFCRPRDDAFGHFTCGERGEIICNSGWKGHYCTEPICLPGCDEEHGFCDKPGECKCRVGFSGRYCDDCIRYPGCLHGTCQQPWQCNCQEGWGGLFCNQDLNYCTHHKPCLNGATCTNTGQGSYTCSCLPGYTGASCELQVNECSGNPCRNGGSCTDNDDGYKCTCPPGFYGNFCELSANTCADGPCFNGGRCADNPEGGYFCQCPMGYAGFNCEKKIDHCSSNPCLNGAECVDLVNSYLCQCPEGFLGPNCEDSVSISGSCLTFPCQNGGTCQEGVNGYTCTCPPGYTGENCSSPVSRCHHSPCHNGATCHERGGRYVCACVPGYGGHNCQFLLPEVPLGQPVVDGPDRRYSLDGEIGEEDDDGNSDFPWTAVCAGVFLVLVILIGCSVLVVYVRVKLQERHSHHSDSVHSDSHETMNNMTTTNNCLRSDKELGSLMTTSIKNTNKKVEYHSDLAGSLGGLSGISGLNGPEKNGFKTRYTSVEYNLVHELQPEELLLCKDEGHEEPEVKCEILVDSDSEEGYRKRQNSDASEKKQAEESPSCSQAKYQSSSDLNNHAASDLKYTSTSDIKYQPTSDVDYHSPNDSRHHCTTDTKYQSVYVMSDQKDECIIATEV, via the exons ATGGGACGCTTATGTCTGCTTCTTGTTGTCAGCCTCTCCCTGCTCACCTGCCAG gttTTGTGCTCCGGAATGTTTGAGCTGAAGCTGCAAGAGTTTCTCAATAAGAAAGGGGTACCTGGGAACGCAAACTGCTGTCCCGGGGGCTCCGCTTATCCGCAGGGCCAAAACCAGCAGTGCGAGTGCAAAACTTTCTTTCGGGTGTGTCTGAAGCACTACCAGGCCAATGTCTCACCCGAGCCTCCCTGCACCTACGGCGGGGCCGTTACTCCCGTTCTCGGCTCCAACTCCTTCCAGGTGCCGGAGACAAACGCAGACAGCTTTACCAACCCTATCCGCTTCCCCTTTGGCTTCACCTGGCCG GGGACGTTTTCACTGATCATTGAAGCCCTGCACACTGACTCCCTGGACGACCTGACAACAG AAAACCCTGAGCGTCTGATCAGCAGAATCACCACTCAACGTCACCTCACCGTAGGAGAAGAGTGGTCCAAGGACATGCAAACGAGCGGTAGGACTGAGCTGCGTTACTCTTACCGCTTCCTGTGTGACGAGCACTACTATGGCGACGGCTGCTCTGTCTTCTGCCGGCCCCGAGACGATGCTTTTGGGCACTTCACCTGTGGCGAGCGTGGGGAGATCATATGCAACTCTGGCTGGAAGGGACATTACTGCACTGAAC CGATCTGTCTTCCTGGCTGTGATGAAGAGCATGGCTTCTGTGATAAACCTGGAGAGTGCAA GTGTCGTGTGGGCTTCAGTGGACGTTATTGTGACGACTGTATCCGTTACCCGGGCTGCCTCCATGGCACCTGCCAGCAGCCCTGGCAATGTAACTGCCAGGAGGGATGGGGTGGGCTCTTCTGCAACCAGG ATCTGAACTACTGTACACACCATAAGCCCTGTCTTAATGGAGCCACCTGTACCAACACTGGCCAGGGCAGTTACACGTGCTCTTGTCTGCCTGGGTACACAGGAGCCAGCTGTGAGCTCCAGGTCAACGAGTGCTCTGGAAACCCATGTCGTAATGGAGGCAGCTGCACT GACAATGATGATGGCTATAAGTGCACCTGCCCACCTGGTTTCTATGGCAACTTTTGTGAGTTAAGTGCCAATACCTGTGCAGATGGGCCTTGCTTCAATGGGGGGCGTTGTGCTGACAACCCTGAGGGAGGATACTTTTGTCAGTGTCCAATGGGATATGCTGGCTTCAACTGTGAGAAGAAAATTGACCACTGCTCTTCTAACCCATGTTTGAATG GTGCAGAATGCGTGGATCTGGTGAACTCCTACCTCTGCCAGTGTCCTGAGGGATTTTTGGGTCCTAACTGTGAGGATAGTGTCAGCATCTCTGGGTCATGTCTGACCTTCCCTTGTCAGAACGGTGGGACGTGTCAGGAAGGAGTAAACGGATACACTTGTACCTGCCCCCCAG GATACACAGGTGAAAATTGCAGTTCCCCTGTCTCTCGCTGCCATCACAGCCCCTGTCACAATGGAGCCACCTGCCATGAGCGTGGCGGTCGctatgtgtgtgcctgtgtgcctGGGTACGGCGGTCACAACTGTCAGTTCCTCTTACCTGAGGTTCCCTTAGGTCAGCCGGTGGTTGACGGACCAGATCGGAGATATTCCCTTGATGGGGAAATTGGtgaagaggatgatgatggcAACAGTGATTTCCCCTGGACCGCTGTGTGCGCTGGGGTTTTCCTTGTTCTTGTGATCCTGATAGGCTGCTCTGTCCTGGTGGTCTACGTTCGGGTCAAACTGCAGGAGCGGCACAGTCACCACAGTGACAGTGTCCATAGCGACAGCCATGAGACAATGAACAACATGACTACCACGAACAACTGTCTCCGCAGCGACAAGGAACTTGGTTCACTGATGACAACATCTATTAAAAACACCAACAAGAAGGTAGAATACCATTCAGATCTTGCGGGGTCACTGGGTGGTCTGAGTGGCATCAGTGGACTTAACGGGCCAGAGAAGAACGGCTTTAAGACTCGCTATACTAGTGTGGAGTACAACCTGGTCCATGAGCTGCAGCCTGAGGAGCTGTTGCTGTGTAAAGATGAGGGCCATGAAGAGCCGGAGGTTAAATGTGAGATCCTGGTTGACTCTGACTCAGAGGAAGGATacaggaaaagacaaaacag TGACGCATCAGAAAAGAAACAAGCAGAAGAGTCACCGAGCTGCAGTCAAGCAAAATATCAGTCATCCAGTGACTTGAACAATCACGCAGCAAGTGATCTTAAATACACATCGACCAGTGACATAAAATACCAGCCAACAAGTGATGTTGACTACCACAGTCCCAATGACAGCAGGCACCATTGTACGACAGACACCAAATACCAGTCTGTCTACGTCATGTCAGACCAAAAAGATGAATGTATCATTGCAACAGAG GTATGA